The Miscanthus floridulus cultivar M001 chromosome 7, ASM1932011v1, whole genome shotgun sequence genome includes a region encoding these proteins:
- the LOC136464643 gene encoding uncharacterized protein: MGDDDQQLVAAARVAPRRPMMFRVPRRPVARAAGGAEASPLLPTGPRRKKKKKMAVARLGGKRRLFGAIRRLRMRWLAVLYRRTLRRLRAYYATAINDLLEGAAVISSLRGPTAGADCAFGTAFAPVVTVGL, encoded by the coding sequence ATGGGGGACGACGACCAGCAGCTCGTTGCGGCGGCCCGCGTCGCCCCGCGGCGGCCGATGATGTTCCGGGTGCCGCGGAGGCCGGTGGCGAGAGCGGCGGGTGGAGCCGAAGCGTCGCCGCTGTTGCCGACGGGgccaagaaggaagaagaagaagaagatggccgTGGCCAGGCTCGGTGGGAAAAGGAGGCTCTTTGGCGCGATCCGACGGCTCCGGATGCGGTGGCTGGCCGTGCTGTACAGGCGCACGCTGCGGCGGCTGCGCGCCTACTACGCCACGGCGATCAACGACCTCCTCGAGGGCGCGGCCGTCATCAGCTCCCTCCGCGGGCCGACCGCCGGCGCCGACTGCGCCTTCGGCACCGCGTTCGCGCCGGTCGTCACCGTCGGCCTCTGA
- the LOC136466214 gene encoding uncharacterized protein, giving the protein MKGSSYHSTKIATYYQEVYQLEDKFDGLKLNHIPRCLNKAADMLAKMASGRELVLTSVFASDQYKPSVRYEEQEQTDDGLPTLGSGADQLLAPSDLKVIELDEDPVVEPNPLADRRTPYLNYLLHEVLSTDKMEV; this is encoded by the coding sequence atgaaggggtCAAGCTACCACAGCACCAAGATAGCtacatactaccaagaagtctaccagctagaggacaagttcgatggcctcaaactcaaccacatcccgAGGTGTCTCAACAAGGCGGCCGACATGCTAGCAAAAATGGCATCCGGCCGAGAGCTAGTGCTGACAAgtgtctttgccagcgatcagtacaagccctcagtCCGCTACGAGGAGCAGGAACAGACCGATGATGGGCTGCCTACCCTGGGTTCTGGGGCTGACCAACTATTGGCTCCTTCTGACCTCAAAGTCATAGAGCTTGATGAAGATCCAGTGGTAGAGCCTAACCCTCTAGCTGATAGGAGGACACCTTACCTCaattacctcctccatgaggtgctcTCGACGGACAAAATGGAGGTCTGA